A section of the Rhizobium sp. Pop5 genome encodes:
- a CDS encoding ABC transporter ATP-binding protein produces MFGWFEQRLNPFPSEEPVAPPKGLFAFCWHYSKPAAPWLGVMAVLTASIAVGEVALFQFLGDIVDWLTNADRATFLQTEGHKLFWMAALVLVGLPVAAGLDSLIMHQMLLGNYPMIARWQMHRFLLRHSMTFFANEFAGRVATKVMQTSLAVRETVMKILDVFVYVVSYFLTMIIVIAAADWRLMIPILVWLAIYIGIVAYFVPRLRKIAAMQADARSMMTGRVVDSYTNIATVKLFSHAGREEVYAKEGMDEFLQTVHRQMRKVTLFHISVYVNNCVALFVVSGLSIWFWLNGAISVGAIAIAIGLAMRVNGMSQWIMWEVSALFENIGTVYDGMEMMSKQHDIVDKPGAPTLTAKKGAIHYDRIRFHYGKTKGVIDSLSLDIKAGEKVGLVGRSGAGKTTLMSLLLRFYDLEAGRIIIDGQDISGVSQESLRSLIGVVTQDTSLLHRSIRDNIAYGRPEATDAEVIEAAKRANAWEFIEGLVDMQGRQGLDAQVGERGVKLSGGQRQRIAIARVFLKDAPILVLDEATSALDSEVEAAIQENLFALMEGKTVIAIAHRLSTLTEMDRLIVLDKGRIIEAGSHGELIEGGGIYADLWNRQSGGFLSDHAEETEEAAE; encoded by the coding sequence ATGTTTGGCTGGTTTGAACAGAGACTCAATCCCTTTCCGAGCGAGGAGCCGGTGGCCCCGCCGAAAGGTCTCTTTGCCTTCTGCTGGCATTACAGCAAGCCGGCTGCGCCCTGGCTCGGCGTGATGGCCGTGCTGACGGCGTCGATCGCCGTCGGTGAAGTAGCGCTCTTCCAGTTCCTCGGCGACATCGTCGACTGGCTGACGAACGCCGACCGCGCCACATTCCTGCAGACGGAAGGCCACAAGCTTTTCTGGATGGCGGCGCTGGTGCTGGTCGGCTTGCCGGTGGCGGCCGGCCTGGACTCGCTCATCATGCACCAGATGCTGCTTGGCAACTATCCGATGATCGCGCGCTGGCAGATGCATCGCTTCCTGCTGCGCCACAGCATGACGTTCTTCGCCAACGAGTTCGCCGGGCGCGTCGCGACCAAGGTGATGCAGACCTCGCTTGCCGTGCGCGAAACTGTCATGAAGATCCTCGACGTCTTCGTCTATGTCGTCAGCTATTTCCTGACGATGATCATCGTGATCGCGGCGGCCGACTGGCGGCTGATGATCCCGATCCTCGTCTGGCTCGCCATCTATATCGGCATCGTCGCCTATTTCGTGCCGCGGCTTCGCAAGATCGCGGCGATGCAGGCCGATGCGCGCTCGATGATGACGGGGCGCGTGGTCGACAGCTATACGAACATCGCGACCGTCAAGCTGTTTTCGCATGCGGGCCGCGAGGAGGTTTATGCCAAGGAGGGCATGGACGAGTTCCTGCAGACCGTGCACAGGCAGATGCGCAAGGTGACGCTTTTCCACATCAGCGTCTACGTGAACAACTGCGTGGCGCTCTTCGTCGTCTCGGGCCTGTCGATCTGGTTCTGGCTCAACGGGGCGATCTCGGTCGGCGCGATCGCGATCGCCATCGGCCTTGCCATGCGCGTCAACGGCATGTCGCAATGGATCATGTGGGAAGTCTCGGCGCTGTTCGAGAATATCGGCACGGTCTACGACGGCATGGAGATGATGAGCAAGCAGCACGACATCGTCGACAAGCCGGGTGCGCCGACCCTGACGGCGAAGAAGGGCGCGATCCACTACGATCGCATCCGCTTCCATTACGGCAAGACCAAGGGTGTCATCGACAGCCTGTCGCTCGACATCAAGGCGGGCGAAAAGGTGGGTCTGGTCGGCCGCTCGGGCGCCGGCAAGACGACACTGATGAGCCTGCTCCTGCGCTTCTACGACCTGGAAGCCGGCCGCATCATCATCGACGGGCAGGATATCTCAGGCGTCTCGCAGGAGAGCCTGCGTTCGCTGATCGGCGTGGTGACGCAGGACACCTCGCTGCTGCACCGCTCGATCCGCGATAACATCGCCTACGGCCGGCCGGAGGCGACCGATGCCGAGGTGATCGAGGCGGCCAAGCGCGCCAATGCCTGGGAGTTCATCGAAGGGCTCGTCGACATGCAGGGCCGCCAGGGCCTCGACGCCCAGGTCGGCGAACGCGGCGTCAAACTGTCAGGCGGTCAGCGGCAGCGCATCGCGATCGCCCGCGTCTTCCTGAAGGACGCGCCGATCCTGGTGCTCGACGAGGCGACCTCGGCGCTCGATTCAGAAGTCGAGGCGGCGATCCAGGAGAACCTCTTCGCCCTGATGGAGGGCAAGACGGTGATCGCGATCGCCCACCGGCTTTCGACGCTGACGGAGATGGACCGGCTGATCGTGCTCGACAAGGGCCGGATCATCGAGGCCGGGTCGCATGGCGAACTGATCGAGGGCGGCGGCATCTATGCCGACCTCTGGAACCGCCAGTCCGGCGGCTTCCTCTCCGATCACGCCGAGGAGACGGAAGAGGCGGCGGAGTAA
- a CDS encoding MaoC family dehydratase, with translation MSAEKLSLEDFEPGRRFPLGPKLVLAEEIVEFASEFDPQPMHLDEAAGRASILGGLAASGWHTSAMLMRMMADSYIVNALCEGAPGIDLMEWRKPVLAGDMLQGRSIVLETRPMRSRAGMGIVKFRHEVENQRGELVCVSENSVMIRARALPEEANMDSGRSA, from the coding sequence ATGTCGGCAGAAAAGCTGTCCCTGGAGGATTTCGAGCCCGGCCGCCGCTTCCCCCTCGGCCCGAAACTGGTGCTCGCCGAGGAAATCGTCGAGTTCGCTAGCGAATTCGATCCGCAGCCGATGCATCTCGACGAAGCCGCCGGCCGCGCCAGCATCCTTGGGGGGCTTGCCGCTTCCGGCTGGCATACCTCCGCGATGCTCATGCGCATGATGGCAGACAGTTACATCGTGAACGCGCTCTGCGAGGGCGCGCCGGGCATCGATCTTATGGAATGGCGAAAGCCGGTGCTCGCAGGTGATATGCTGCAGGGTCGGTCTATCGTGCTCGAGACCAGGCCGATGCGCTCGCGCGCCGGCATGGGCATCGTCAAGTTTCGCCACGAGGTGGAAAACCAGCGCGGCGAACTTGTCTGCGTCTCCGAGAATTCGGTGATGATCCGCGCGCGTGCTCTTCCGGAGGAAGCCAATATGGATTCGGGGCGGTCAGCATGA
- a CDS encoding endonuclease/exonuclease/phosphatase family protein — protein sequence MRDTIFCVFSVLTTLVLAVVSLRYVKDFYLLSFFYSFQLHLAVAAAVASIAALLVKRHWYGFLTLGVSIPLAVHGLLMTREFVEPTVEENRPALFRLMSFNIENDNFANGPAIADMVIASGADVVNILEAEPLLSELPRFLKTYPYYVGCGVGMEQCDTLVLSKRPLIEPRIRSLGLLWRNRLTVSTIDFNGTKVNFLAAHLTKPYYDEFHGLEIEDLDEIIPTLPGPLVLAGDFNTSILAPDVQYLMRRQGLGTVSLEPATWPIIAGPFGIPIDHIFSKAPLRLKSVSRIKDGFGSNHFGLMAEFVVDP from the coding sequence ATGAGAGACACGATTTTTTGCGTATTCAGCGTCCTCACGACACTCGTCCTTGCCGTCGTGTCGCTGCGTTACGTCAAAGATTTCTATCTACTTTCCTTCTTTTACAGCTTCCAGCTCCATCTGGCGGTGGCTGCGGCGGTCGCCTCCATCGCGGCCCTTCTCGTCAAGCGGCACTGGTATGGCTTTCTGACGCTCGGCGTATCGATCCCCCTCGCCGTCCATGGCCTCCTGATGACGCGCGAATTCGTCGAACCAACAGTCGAGGAGAACCGTCCGGCTCTTTTCCGGCTGATGTCCTTCAACATCGAGAACGATAATTTCGCAAACGGCCCTGCGATCGCCGACATGGTCATCGCCTCGGGCGCCGACGTCGTCAACATCCTGGAGGCCGAGCCGCTGCTGTCGGAACTGCCGCGGTTCTTGAAAACCTATCCCTATTACGTCGGCTGCGGTGTCGGCATGGAGCAATGCGATACGCTCGTCCTGTCGAAGCGCCCGCTGATCGAACCCCGCATCCGCAGTCTTGGCCTGCTCTGGCGCAACCGGCTGACGGTCTCGACCATCGATTTCAACGGCACGAAGGTCAATTTCCTCGCCGCGCACCTGACCAAACCTTATTATGACGAATTCCACGGCCTTGAGATCGAAGATCTCGACGAGATTATCCCTACCCTGCCGGGGCCGCTCGTTCTTGCCGGCGATTTCAACACGTCGATTCTGGCGCCCGACGTGCAGTATCTCATGCGCAGACAGGGCCTGGGCACGGTGTCGCTGGAGCCCGCGACATGGCCGATCATCGCCGGTCCCTTCGGCATTCCGATCGACCACATCTTCTCCAAAGCGCCTCTGCGTCTGAAATCGGTCAGCCGCATCAAGGACGGCTTCGGCTCAAATCATTTTGGCCTCATGGCGGAATTTGTCGTCGATCCCTAA
- the petA gene encoding ubiquinol-cytochrome c reductase iron-sulfur subunit, producing the protein MSEHVTTSEASTEPTRRDFLYLTTGMAGAVGAVAVAWPFIDQMRPDASTLALASIEVDVASLTPGMSLTVKWRGKPIFIRNRTPEEVKAAADVALSDLKDPIARNANLPADAQATGVDRSGGKDKENWIVMIGTCTHLGCVPLGQAGEYNGWFCPCHGSVYDTAGRIRKGPAPQNLAIPTFSFVSDTKIKIG; encoded by the coding sequence GTGAGCGAACACGTAACGACAAGCGAGGCTTCAACAGAGCCCACTCGCCGTGATTTCCTTTATCTCACCACGGGCATGGCTGGTGCGGTCGGCGCCGTTGCGGTTGCCTGGCCGTTCATCGATCAGATGCGCCCGGATGCGTCGACACTGGCGCTCGCTTCCATCGAAGTCGATGTCGCGAGCCTTACGCCCGGCATGTCGCTGACGGTCAAATGGCGCGGCAAACCGATCTTCATCCGCAACCGCACGCCTGAGGAAGTGAAGGCCGCCGCCGACGTTGCGCTCTCGGACCTCAAGGATCCGATCGCCCGCAATGCGAACCTTCCTGCCGACGCTCAGGCAACGGGTGTTGACCGTTCGGGCGGCAAGGACAAGGAAAACTGGATCGTCATGATCGGCACCTGCACCCATCTCGGCTGCGTTCCGCTTGGTCAGGCCGGCGAATACAATGGTTGGTTCTGTCCCTGCCATGGCTCGGTCTACGACACGGCCGGCCGCATCCGCAAAGGTCCTGCACCGCAGAACCTGGCGATTCCGACCTTTTCATTTGTGTCCGATACCAAAATCAAGATCGGTTGA
- a CDS encoding ABC transporter ATP-binding protein, whose protein sequence is MFLRPILHLFETWIDPFRPRANLQPPRGTLGFIRFYIGQAKMPFIAMLILGGASAAIEAALFWFVGRLVDILASITPGAGWSGLLAAHGGELFGMLALIGIVRFVVAFLIALVDQQVITPGFYNLARWQSYLHVSRQSLSFFQSDFSGRIVTKVWSAGQATGDLVTSLMESVWFVGIYAVTTLALVARLDYSLAAVVLFWLGAFSLLARHFVPKIRHHSRETAEAGSMLNGRMVDSYSNMQTLKLFARDEESDRYMRQGFDIFQDSVLRFTRFITGVRASMALLSGLMIVTMAGLSVDLWLRGLVSSGAVAFSLALVLRLNFLLGRLMTQFNGIMRNLGTIQNAAELISQPLGLVDRPDAKNLVIRQPGIRFDNVSFQYGKGHEPVVKNFSLTIRAGEKVGIVGRSGAGKSTLMNLLLRLYDIQGGQILVDGQDISAVTQESLRMQIGVVSQDTSLLHRSVRDNILFGRPDAGEERLIEAARRAEAIDFISRLQDQQGRKGFDAHVGERGVKLSGGQRQRIAIARVMLKDAPILVLDEATSALDSEVEEAIQSNLHRIMEGKTVLAIAHRLSTIAALDRLIVVDLGRIIEEGSHDELLSRGGLYAELWARQSGGFLATDEDQGLGIDDKFRHEAKMI, encoded by the coding sequence ATGTTCCTGCGCCCCATACTCCACCTGTTCGAAACCTGGATCGATCCCTTTCGTCCGCGCGCCAATCTCCAGCCGCCGCGTGGAACGCTCGGGTTCATCCGGTTCTATATCGGCCAGGCGAAGATGCCGTTCATCGCCATGCTCATTCTCGGCGGCGCATCGGCGGCCATCGAGGCCGCGCTCTTCTGGTTCGTCGGCCGGCTGGTCGACATCCTCGCCAGCATCACGCCCGGCGCCGGCTGGAGCGGCCTCCTTGCAGCCCATGGCGGCGAGCTGTTCGGCATGCTCGCCCTCATCGGCATCGTGCGCTTCGTCGTTGCCTTCCTGATCGCGCTGGTCGACCAGCAAGTCATCACGCCCGGCTTCTACAATCTAGCACGTTGGCAATCCTATCTCCACGTCTCCAGGCAGTCTTTGTCGTTCTTTCAGAGCGATTTCTCCGGGCGCATCGTCACCAAGGTCTGGTCGGCCGGGCAGGCGACCGGCGATCTCGTCACGTCGCTGATGGAAAGCGTCTGGTTTGTCGGCATCTATGCCGTCACGACGCTCGCGCTCGTCGCCCGGCTGGACTACTCACTTGCCGCCGTCGTTCTGTTCTGGCTCGGCGCCTTCAGCCTGCTCGCCCGCCATTTCGTTCCGAAAATCCGCCATCACTCCCGCGAAACGGCGGAAGCCGGATCGATGCTGAACGGGCGGATGGTCGATTCCTACAGCAACATGCAGACGCTCAAGCTCTTTGCGCGCGACGAGGAGAGCGACCGCTACATGCGGCAGGGCTTCGACATCTTTCAGGACTCGGTGCTGCGCTTCACGCGGTTCATCACAGGTGTTCGGGCCTCGATGGCGCTGCTCTCCGGCCTGATGATCGTGACGATGGCGGGCCTGAGCGTCGATCTTTGGCTGCGCGGCCTCGTCAGTTCCGGCGCGGTGGCCTTCTCGCTGGCGCTGGTGCTCAGGCTGAATTTCCTGCTCGGACGGCTGATGACGCAGTTCAACGGCATCATGCGCAATCTCGGCACCATCCAGAATGCCGCCGAGCTCATCTCCCAGCCGCTCGGACTCGTCGATCGGCCCGACGCGAAGAACCTGGTGATCCGGCAGCCCGGCATCCGCTTCGACAATGTTTCCTTCCAATACGGCAAGGGTCATGAGCCCGTCGTCAAGAATTTCTCCCTGACCATCCGCGCGGGCGAGAAGGTCGGCATCGTCGGGCGTTCGGGCGCCGGCAAATCGACGCTGATGAACCTGCTGCTGCGCCTCTACGATATCCAGGGCGGGCAGATCCTCGTCGACGGCCAGGATATATCGGCCGTGACGCAGGAATCGCTCAGAATGCAGATCGGCGTCGTCAGCCAGGATACCTCGCTGCTGCATCGTTCGGTGCGCGACAATATTCTGTTCGGGCGGCCGGATGCCGGCGAGGAGCGGTTGATCGAGGCGGCGAGACGCGCCGAGGCCATCGACTTCATTTCCCGCCTGCAGGATCAGCAGGGCCGCAAAGGCTTCGATGCGCATGTCGGCGAGCGCGGCGTCAAGCTGTCGGGCGGGCAGCGCCAGCGCATCGCCATTGCCCGCGTCATGCTGAAGGATGCGCCGATCCTCGTGCTCGACGAAGCGACCTCGGCGCTCGATTCGGAAGTGGAAGAGGCGATCCAGTCCAATCTCCATCGGATCATGGAGGGCAAGACGGTGCTCGCGATCGCCCATCGGCTATCGACGATCGCCGCGCTCGACCGCCTGATCGTCGTCGATCTCGGCCGAATCATCGAGGAGGGAAGCCATGACGAACTGCTTTCGCGCGGCGGGCTCTATGCCGAACTCTGGGCACGCCAGTCCGGCGGCTTCCTGGCGACGGACGAGGATCAGGGCTTAGGGATCGACGACAAATTCCGCCATGAGGCCAAAATGATTTGA
- a CDS encoding ribbon-helix-helix domain-containing protein gives MATVTISLPDSLKAFVESQMASKGYGNVSEYFRGLVREAQERENEARLEALLLEGLASGDAVEATPAFWSDLRKEAAQLLAAQSKKKSP, from the coding sequence ATGGCGACCGTGACGATCTCATTGCCTGACAGTCTCAAGGCTTTTGTCGAAAGCCAGATGGCGAGCAAAGGCTATGGTAATGTCAGCGAATATTTCCGCGGCCTCGTTCGCGAGGCGCAGGAACGCGAAAACGAGGCGCGGCTCGAGGCTTTGCTGCTCGAGGGCCTGGCGTCGGGCGACGCCGTAGAGGCGACGCCTGCATTCTGGAGCGATCTGAGAAAAGAAGCCGCGCAGCTGCTGGCTGCGCAGAGCAAGAAGAAATCGCCGTGA
- a CDS encoding adenine phosphoribosyltransferase gives MDNTTSELAASIRSIADYPKPGIIFRDITTLLGNPRAFRRAVDELVQPYAGTKIDKIAGMEARGFILGGAVAHQLSSGFVPIRKKGKLPHDTVRIAYSLEYGVDEMEMHRDAVEPGEKVILVDDLIATGGTAVGATKLLRQMGAEVVGACFVIDLPDLGGRRKLEELGVVVHTLVEFSGH, from the coding sequence ATGGACAATACGACGTCGGAGCTCGCAGCCAGCATTCGCTCCATTGCAGACTACCCCAAGCCCGGCATCATTTTCCGCGACATCACCACGTTGCTCGGCAATCCCCGCGCGTTTCGCCGGGCGGTAGACGAACTCGTGCAGCCCTATGCGGGCACGAAGATCGACAAGATCGCCGGCATGGAGGCACGCGGCTTCATCCTCGGCGGCGCCGTGGCGCACCAGCTTTCCTCGGGCTTCGTGCCGATCCGCAAGAAGGGCAAGCTGCCGCACGACACCGTGCGCATCGCCTACAGCCTGGAATATGGTGTCGACGAGATGGAGATGCATCGCGACGCAGTTGAGCCCGGCGAGAAGGTGATCCTGGTCGACGACCTGATCGCCACCGGCGGTACGGCCGTTGGTGCGACAAAGCTTTTGCGCCAGATGGGCGCCGAGGTGGTCGGCGCCTGCTTCGTCATCGATCTGCCGGATCTCGGCGGCCGCCGGAAGCTGGAAGAGCTCGGCGTCGTCGTGCACACTCTGGTCGAATTCTCCGGACACTGA
- the ychF gene encoding redox-regulated ATPase YchF gives MGFKCGIVGLPNVGKSTLFNALTKTAAAQAANYPFCTIEPNTGEVAVPDPRMRKLADIAKSKELIPTRISFVDIAGLVRGASKGEGLGNQFLANIREVDAIVHVLRCFEDSDITHVEGRINPVADAETIETELMLADLESLERRTEQTRKRATGKDKDSMAMLPIMEASLKLLNEGKPVRTLLSKLAPDEIVILKGLNLLTSHPVLYVCNVAEGDASAGNEFTAAVAAMAKEQGAETVVISAAIEAEVAQLPEEEAKEFLSALDLDEAGLDRLIRAGYKLLHLITYFTVGPKETRAWTIERGTKAPQAAGVIHSDFERGFIRANTIAYDDYIKFNGEVGAKDAGKARDEGKEYVVQDGDVIHFRFNT, from the coding sequence ATGGGCTTCAAATGCGGCATCGTCGGCCTGCCGAACGTCGGCAAATCGACCCTCTTCAACGCGCTCACCAAGACGGCGGCCGCGCAGGCGGCAAACTATCCCTTCTGCACCATCGAGCCGAACACCGGCGAAGTCGCCGTGCCCGATCCGCGCATGCGCAAACTCGCCGACATCGCCAAGTCCAAGGAATTGATCCCGACCCGTATCTCCTTCGTCGACATTGCCGGCCTCGTGCGCGGCGCCTCGAAGGGTGAAGGCCTCGGCAACCAGTTCCTCGCCAATATCCGCGAAGTCGATGCCATCGTGCATGTGCTGCGCTGCTTCGAAGACAGCGACATCACCCATGTCGAAGGCCGCATCAATCCTGTGGCGGACGCCGAGACGATCGAGACCGAGCTGATGCTCGCCGACCTAGAGAGCCTGGAGCGCCGCACCGAGCAGACGCGCAAGCGCGCCACCGGCAAGGACAAGGATTCCATGGCGATGCTGCCGATTATGGAAGCCTCGCTGAAGCTGCTGAACGAAGGCAAGCCGGTGCGCACGCTGCTGTCGAAGCTCGCCCCCGATGAGATCGTCATCCTCAAGGGCCTCAACCTCTTGACCTCGCATCCGGTGCTCTATGTCTGCAACGTCGCCGAAGGCGATGCCTCCGCCGGCAATGAATTCACCGCAGCCGTCGCCGCCATGGCTAAAGAGCAGGGTGCCGAAACCGTCGTCATCTCGGCGGCGATCGAGGCTGAAGTTGCCCAGCTTCCCGAGGAGGAAGCCAAGGAATTTCTCTCTGCTCTCGATCTCGATGAGGCGGGCCTCGACCGGCTGATCCGCGCCGGCTACAAGCTGCTCCACCTCATCACCTATTTCACCGTCGGCCCGAAGGAAACACGCGCCTGGACGATCGAGCGCGGCACCAAGGCGCCGCAGGCCGCCGGCGTCATCCATTCGGATTTCGAGCGCGGCTTCATCCGCGCCAACACCATCGCCTATGACGATTACATCAAGTTCAACGGCGAAGTCGGCGCGAAAGATGCCGGCAAGGCGCGCGACGAAGGCAAGGAATATGTCGTCCAGGACGGCGACGTCATCCACTTCCGCTTCAACACCTAA
- a CDS encoding CopG family ribbon-helix-helix protein, with protein METKMLDAHIPLPLAERLDAMAIDLAQPRDEIVTEALTAWLDREERRRIAALRTIAAANTIVVVEHDRVIDWADSL; from the coding sequence ATGGAAACGAAAATGCTCGATGCGCATATTCCGCTTCCGCTTGCCGAACGGCTCGATGCCATGGCTATCGACCTGGCACAGCCGCGCGATGAAATCGTCACCGAAGCCCTTACCGCCTGGCTCGACCGCGAAGAGCGCCGCCGCATCGCCGCGCTGCGCACGATAGCGGCCGCCAACACCATCGTTGTCGTCGAACACGACCGCGTGATCGACTGGGCCGACAGCCTTTGA
- a CDS encoding MaoC family dehydratase, giving the protein MRMSELCVVGEKAEIGSYAFTEENIIRFAGRYDPQRFHIDKEAAKETLFGGLCASGWHTTAAWMRTFLAFWERQRVVLAEQGLTAPNLGPSPGFQKLQWLRPVFAGDVVSYSVAFLSSRPLASRPGWHLNTILCEGVNQNGDFVLRFESGVLEFD; this is encoded by the coding sequence ATGAGAATGTCGGAACTCTGCGTAGTGGGCGAGAAGGCCGAGATTGGCAGCTACGCCTTCACTGAGGAAAATATCATCCGCTTCGCCGGACGCTACGACCCGCAGCGTTTTCATATCGACAAGGAAGCCGCGAAAGAGACCCTCTTTGGCGGCCTGTGCGCTTCCGGTTGGCACACCACGGCCGCATGGATGCGGACCTTCCTCGCCTTTTGGGAACGGCAGCGTGTGGTGCTCGCAGAGCAGGGTCTCACGGCGCCGAACCTCGGCCCCTCGCCCGGCTTCCAGAAACTGCAATGGCTGCGGCCGGTCTTCGCGGGCGATGTCGTCAGCTATTCCGTCGCCTTCCTCTCCAGCCGGCCGCTCGCGTCGCGGCCGGGCTGGCATCTCAACACCATTCTCTGCGAAGGCGTCAATCAGAACGGCGATTTCGTCTTGCGCTTCGAAAGTGGTGTCTTGGAGTTCGACTGA
- a CDS encoding cytochrome b N-terminal domain-containing protein, with the protein MSGHSSYEPSTGLEKWVDARLPLPRMVYDSFIAYPVPRNLNYAYTFGAMLAVMLVVQILTGVVLAMHYAADTTIAFNSVEKIMRDVNHGWLLRYLHANGASFFFVAVYLHIARGLYYGSYKAPREILWILGVVIYLLMMATGFMGYVLPWGQMSFWGATVITGFFSAFPLVGEWIQQFLLGGFAVDQPTLNRFFSLHYLLPFMIAGVVVLHIWALHVTGQTNPTGVEVKTKTDTVRFTPYATMKDALGVSVFLLVYAYFVFYLPNFLGHADNYIPADPLKTPAHIVPEWYFLPFYAMLRSITFSVGPIDSKLGGVLVMFGAIIVLFFLPWLDTSKVRSAVYRPWYKLFFWLFVINAIILGWLGSQPAEGLFTTISQICTLLYFAFFLVAMPVLGLVETPRRIPNSITEAVLEKRNKVAAATA; encoded by the coding sequence ATGAGTGGCCATTCCAGCTACGAGCCATCAACCGGCTTGGAAAAATGGGTCGATGCGCGCCTTCCGTTGCCGCGCATGGTCTATGACAGCTTCATTGCATACCCGGTTCCGAGGAACCTGAACTACGCCTATACCTTCGGCGCCATGCTCGCCGTCATGCTGGTCGTGCAGATTCTGACGGGCGTTGTGCTCGCCATGCATTATGCCGCCGACACGACGATCGCCTTCAACTCCGTTGAAAAGATCATGCGCGACGTCAACCACGGCTGGCTCCTGCGTTACCTGCATGCCAACGGCGCATCCTTCTTCTTCGTCGCCGTCTACCTGCACATTGCCCGCGGCCTCTACTACGGCTCCTACAAGGCGCCGCGCGAAATCCTCTGGATCCTCGGCGTCGTCATCTACCTCCTGATGATGGCGACCGGTTTCATGGGCTACGTTCTCCCCTGGGGTCAGATGTCCTTCTGGGGTGCCACCGTCATCACCGGCTTCTTCTCGGCCTTCCCTCTGGTCGGCGAGTGGATCCAGCAGTTCCTGCTCGGCGGCTTTGCCGTTGATCAGCCGACGCTGAACCGCTTCTTCTCGCTGCACTACCTGCTGCCCTTCATGATCGCCGGCGTCGTCGTCCTGCACATCTGGGCGCTGCACGTCACCGGCCAGACGAACCCGACGGGCGTCGAGGTCAAGACGAAGACCGACACGGTGCGCTTCACGCCCTATGCGACGATGAAGGATGCCCTCGGCGTTTCCGTCTTCCTGCTGGTCTACGCCTACTTCGTGTTCTACCTGCCGAACTTCCTCGGCCATGCCGACAACTACATCCCGGCCGACCCGTTGAAGACGCCGGCTCACATCGTTCCGGAATGGTACTTCCTGCCCTTCTACGCGATGCTGCGCTCGATCACCTTCAGCGTCGGCCCGATCGACTCCAAGCTCGGCGGCGTGCTCGTGATGTTCGGCGCGATCATCGTGCTGTTCTTCCTGCCCTGGCTCGATACCTCGAAGGTGCGCTCGGCCGTTTATCGTCCCTGGTACAAGCTGTTCTTCTGGCTGTTCGTGATCAACGCGATCATCCTCGGCTGGCTCGGCTCGCAGCCCGCGGAAGGCTTGTTCACCACGATCTCGCAGATCTGCACGCTCCTCTACTTCGCCTTCTTCCTGGTCGCGATGCCGGTTCTCGGTCTGGTGGAAACACCGCGCCGCATTCCGAATTCGATCACCGAAGCGGTCCTCGAAAAGCGCAACAAGGTTGCTGCGGCCACGGCCTGA
- a CDS encoding cytochrome c1 — MKKLVASILSLAVAAGIGSAVMAEEATPANGAAPAHHEQGATPHYPLKEPREQEWTFAGPFGHYDKGQLQRGLKVYTEVCSACHSMNLVPFRMLDELGYNEAQVKAFAANYEVQDGPNASGEMFTRKAVPSDHFPSPFPNAEAAAASNNGAAPPDFSLIAKAREVERGFPRFVFDIFTQYQENGPDYIYSLLTGYEEPPAGFEIQPNQHYNPYFHAAAVLAMPKPLSDGQVTYDDGSPQTVSQYAKDVSSFLMWAAEPHLEERKRTGFMVMIFLAIFTILIYLTKRSVYANKDH; from the coding sequence ATGAAAAAGCTTGTTGCAAGCATTCTCTCCCTGGCTGTCGCTGCCGGTATCGGCAGCGCCGTCATGGCCGAGGAGGCGACGCCCGCCAACGGTGCGGCTCCGGCCCATCACGAGCAAGGCGCGACGCCGCACTACCCGCTGAAGGAGCCGAGGGAGCAGGAATGGACCTTCGCCGGTCCGTTCGGCCATTACGACAAGGGCCAGCTTCAGCGCGGCCTCAAGGTCTACACGGAGGTCTGTTCCGCCTGCCATTCGATGAACCTCGTACCTTTCCGCATGCTCGACGAGCTCGGCTATAACGAGGCGCAGGTGAAGGCTTTCGCGGCGAATTACGAAGTTCAGGACGGCCCGAACGCCAGCGGCGAGATGTTTACCCGCAAGGCGGTCCCTTCGGACCACTTCCCGTCGCCGTTCCCGAATGCGGAGGCGGCAGCCGCTTCCAACAACGGTGCTGCTCCGCCTGACTTTTCGCTGATCGCCAAGGCACGTGAGGTCGAGCGCGGCTTCCCGCGGTTCGTCTTCGACATCTTCACGCAGTATCAGGAAAACGGCCCGGACTACATCTACTCGCTGCTGACCGGCTATGAAGAGCCGCCGGCCGGTTTCGAGATTCAGCCGAACCAGCACTACAACCCGTATTTCCATGCCGCTGCCGTGCTGGCCATGCCGAAGCCGCTTTCCGATGGTCAGGTGACCTATGACGACGGCTCGCCGCAGACTGTCTCCCAGTATGCCAAGGACGTCTCCTCCTTCCTGATGTGGGCTGCCGAGCCGCATCTCGAGGAGCGCAAGCGCACCGGCTTCATGGTCATGATCTTCCTGGCGATCTTCACGATACTGATCTATCTGACGAAGCGCTCGGTCTACGCCAACAAGGACCATTGA